In Denitratisoma sp. DHT3, one DNA window encodes the following:
- the qatC gene encoding Qat anti-phage system QueC-like protein QatC encodes MKRQLLAGRFGPDDHVDVPVGVDEQRTYLQLAAGEKSLDHGIGGALTSLKKIGVFPSEIGIDLLVLAAHVHAADTRISRAEQSQDSWTREIRLVVPVSDPVRWGTATAMLKKSLDFLTGDRWTIGFRARPARFATIAEEAPPSLICPPFDSLSLFSGGLDSLIGAIDLLEDGATPLLVSHFGEGATSDAQGKLLTGLKKHYDRSSFERLRVGMTFDDGLVEGVGSENSTRGRSFLFLALGVFAGTGLGRRFTLRVPENGLIALNVPLDPLRLGSNSTRTTHPYYMARWNDLLGSLGIDGEILNPYWDKTKGEMVAGCRNPALLKKLATDSLSCSSPTKGRWQGLGIEHCGYCLPCLIRRAALMTAWGNGNDATTYTVPDLRAQPLDTRESPGKQVRSFQYAIERLKGRPQLANLLIHKPGSLADEAAHLDELADVYRRGLDEVARLIDGVEARPS; translated from the coding sequence ATGAAGCGACAACTCTTGGCGGGGCGCTTCGGCCCCGATGACCACGTTGACGTTCCGGTCGGTGTGGATGAACAGAGGACCTACTTGCAACTCGCCGCTGGCGAGAAGTCCCTGGACCATGGCATCGGTGGTGCGCTAACCAGCTTGAAGAAGATCGGCGTCTTTCCCTCGGAGATTGGCATCGACCTGCTAGTGCTGGCTGCTCACGTGCATGCCGCGGACACGCGCATCTCGCGAGCTGAGCAATCGCAAGACTCCTGGACGCGCGAGATTCGTCTGGTTGTTCCGGTCAGTGATCCGGTTCGTTGGGGAACTGCGACAGCGATGCTGAAGAAGTCGCTGGATTTCTTGACGGGAGATCGATGGACGATCGGGTTCAGGGCGCGTCCGGCTCGGTTCGCGACGATTGCTGAGGAGGCGCCCCCGAGTCTTATCTGTCCACCCTTCGACTCCCTGAGCCTCTTTTCGGGCGGGCTGGACAGCCTTATCGGCGCCATAGACCTCTTGGAGGACGGCGCGACCCCATTGCTGGTCAGTCACTTCGGTGAAGGCGCCACCAGCGACGCGCAGGGCAAGTTGCTTACGGGCTTGAAGAAGCACTACGACAGGTCATCCTTCGAGCGGCTACGCGTCGGAATGACCTTCGACGATGGCCTCGTGGAAGGAGTCGGCTCGGAGAACAGCACGCGGGGAAGATCGTTCCTGTTCCTCGCGCTCGGGGTGTTCGCTGGTACTGGACTAGGACGACGCTTCACGTTGCGGGTTCCCGAGAACGGGCTGATCGCTCTGAATGTGCCGCTGGACCCACTGCGGCTGGGCTCGAACAGTACCCGCACGACGCATCCGTACTACATGGCAAGGTGGAACGACCTGCTCGGCTCACTCGGCATAGACGGGGAGATCCTGAACCCCTATTGGGACAAAACGAAAGGGGAGATGGTCGCGGGCTGTCGCAACCCAGCACTCTTGAAGAAGTTGGCGACGGACTCTCTGTCGTGTTCCTCCCCCACCAAGGGTCGGTGGCAGGGACTCGGAATCGAGCACTGCGGGTATTGCTTGCCGTGCCTGATTCGCCGTGCGGCGCTGATGACGGCATGGGGCAACGGAAACGATGCGACTACGTACACCGTGCCGGACCTCCGCGCGCAGCCACTGGACACGCGCGAGTCGCCCGGAAAGCAGGTCAGGTCGTTTCAGTACGCAATCGAGCGCTTGAAAGGGCGACCGCAGCTTGCGAACCTCTTGATCCATAAACCCGGCTCGCTTGCTGACGAAGCCGCGCACCTCGATGAACTCGCCGATGTCTACCGGCGCGGCCTTGATGAAGTCGCCCGGCTCATCGATGGCGTCGAGGCGCGGCCGAGTTGA
- the qatD gene encoding Qat anti-phage system TatD family nuclease QatD, whose protein sequence is MIATTGLVDFHCHLDLYPDHAVAVRNADAAGVFTLAVTTTPRAWPRNHELAQCTKHVRAALGLHPQLVAEREKEIELWDRYLSETRYVGEVGLDAGPRFFKSLDAQKRVFQHVLQRCAEAGGKIITTHSIRSAKAVLDLVEAHLPPERGKIVLHWFTGTKSEAKRALELGCYFSINAGMLDKERHVAMVQTIPLDRILTETDGPFTRTGKRPSQPVDVAIVVEALSRLRGIQAAEMADVIRGNLRTLLA, encoded by the coding sequence ATGATCGCAACAACCGGTCTCGTGGACTTTCACTGCCACTTGGACCTTTATCCGGACCATGCCGTGGCTGTTCGGAACGCGGACGCGGCCGGGGTGTTCACGCTTGCGGTGACGACGACACCTCGCGCCTGGCCTCGCAATCACGAACTCGCACAGTGCACGAAGCATGTTCGAGCGGCGCTCGGGCTGCACCCCCAGTTGGTCGCAGAGCGCGAGAAAGAAATCGAGCTATGGGACCGGTATCTTTCAGAGACTCGCTATGTCGGCGAGGTCGGGTTGGACGCCGGTCCTCGGTTCTTCAAGTCGCTCGATGCCCAGAAGCGCGTGTTTCAGCACGTGTTGCAACGTTGCGCTGAGGCGGGTGGCAAGATCATCACGACCCACAGCATTAGATCGGCCAAGGCGGTGCTCGATCTTGTCGAGGCGCACCTGCCGCCGGAACGTGGCAAGATCGTTCTCCACTGGTTCACGGGAACGAAAAGCGAGGCGAAGCGAGCGTTGGAGCTGGGTTGCTACTTCTCGATCAATGCGGGAATGCTGGACAAAGAGAGGCACGTCGCGATGGTTCAGACCATCCCCTTGGATCGGATATTGACTGAGACAGATGGGCCCTTCACCCGCACCGGCAAGCGACCCTCGCAACCGGTCGATGTGGCAATCGTGGTGGAAGCTCTGAGCCGGTTGCGCGGTATACAAGCGGCCGAAATGGCGGACGTCATTCGCGGCAACCTTCGGACCCTTTTGGCATAA
- the qatB gene encoding Qat anti-phage system associated protein QatB — protein MGTSTAYGGPGGGTPLVPSWLGGADGGDAPAAPAGTGAGPDGQPPADGGAPPVPPNHLPIPRTADPQRFSGARNCFTRFAGSGGTDRANLGRAVSRYVSTSAGGARQAAQRMGASRSAGARLLGFLVDAQARGVREALRALDLESLAGRPITEIFVGLADYICPGAGTVDEGVAREAYIETVVELASEGLTDLTTFTPDQMQTVFELYATHAIEARICNDIGTKAVTMPVDAQAAHRVEQQLRDFIRGGVSDALTRARAESPNLTPERIQTFVDTVYESAFAILQALGDAEANQ, from the coding sequence ATGGGCACTTCGACAGCTTACGGTGGCCCTGGCGGCGGCACTCCGCTTGTTCCATCATGGCTCGGCGGCGCTGATGGCGGTGACGCTCCCGCTGCTCCTGCAGGCACGGGAGCTGGACCGGACGGCCAGCCACCGGCCGACGGCGGCGCGCCGCCTGTGCCGCCAAATCACCTGCCAATTCCAAGAACGGCAGACCCGCAGCGTTTCTCCGGCGCCCGCAATTGCTTCACGCGATTTGCCGGTTCCGGCGGCACTGACAGGGCCAACCTTGGCCGGGCCGTTTCAAGATACGTCTCCACATCCGCCGGCGGTGCCCGGCAGGCAGCCCAGCGAATGGGAGCCTCTCGCAGTGCCGGCGCGCGCCTTCTCGGCTTCCTGGTTGACGCGCAGGCGCGGGGGGTGCGCGAGGCCTTGCGCGCGCTCGACTTGGAGTCCCTGGCAGGTCGCCCGATCACCGAGATTTTCGTGGGCCTGGCCGACTACATCTGCCCAGGCGCAGGCACCGTCGATGAAGGCGTCGCCCGTGAGGCTTACATCGAAACCGTCGTTGAACTGGCCAGCGAAGGGTTGACTGACCTGACCACTTTCACGCCGGATCAGATGCAAACGGTCTTCGAGCTGTACGCCACGCATGCGATCGAAGCGCGGATCTGCAATGACATCGGCACCAAGGCCGTGACCATGCCGGTGGACGCCCAAGCGGCACACCGCGTCGAACAGCAGTTGCGTGACTTCATTCGGGGCGGGGTGAGCGACGCGCTGACCCGGGCCCGGGCGGAGTCACCGAATCTCACGCCCGAACGCATTCAAACCTTCGTCGACACCGTGTACGAGTCCGCGTTTGCGATCCTGCAGGCCCTGGGGGATGCGGAGGCCAACCAATGA
- the qatA gene encoding Qat anti-phage system ATPase QatA — protein MILTDNETRVDLLNNEAIATTIIELLRARPDHPVTIGVHGDWGAGKSSVLEMIEAGFADKDEVLCLKFNGWRFQGFEDAKIALIEGIVTGLVEKRPALNKAAAAVKDVFRRIDWLKVAKRAGGLALTAFTGIPTPDQIGAIVGSLEAVMADPAKLATKENLSTAIDEVKAVLKPGETKNVPEEVEAFRMAFDQLLKDAGIKQLIVLIDDLDRCLPDTAIETLEAIRLFVFTARTAFVVAADEAMIEYAVRKHFPDLPDSTGPRDYARNYLEKLIQVPFRIPALGETETRIYVTLLLAGAEIGENDADYANLIGVAREKLKRPWTSGGLDAATVKTALSKQAEKANNALALSDQIGPILASGTKGNPRQIKRFLNTLLLRERTAAARGFGDDIKLPVLAKLMLTERFIPRLFEQIAFVAAVHPQGLCEDLETLEKGLATADGKESQGGERKGQRAGEPGPALDNAVLTEWRSSETVCDWARLSPKLSGLDLRPYLFVTKDKKDYFGPVSVLGHLAGVVEKLFSGKMTVQGYEAELKQLVQPEAEKVFEAVRTKIMSTGTFDTKPAGVDGLVVLVKAQPGLQGRLMDFLEALPSGKCGPWAVSGWQGVIKDAECAARLTKLLGEWSKVANNPGLKASAEAALKDVKGGR, from the coding sequence ATGATTCTGACCGACAACGAAACCCGGGTCGACCTGCTGAACAACGAGGCCATCGCGACCACGATCATCGAGTTGCTTCGCGCCAGGCCCGACCATCCGGTGACGATCGGCGTGCATGGCGACTGGGGTGCGGGCAAGTCCAGCGTGCTCGAAATGATCGAGGCGGGGTTCGCCGACAAGGACGAAGTCCTGTGCCTCAAGTTCAACGGATGGCGCTTTCAAGGCTTCGAGGATGCCAAGATCGCCCTGATCGAGGGGATAGTCACGGGCTTGGTCGAGAAGCGTCCGGCCCTGAACAAGGCCGCGGCCGCGGTCAAGGATGTCTTCCGGCGCATCGACTGGCTAAAGGTGGCGAAGAGAGCCGGCGGCCTCGCCCTGACCGCGTTCACAGGCATTCCGACACCCGATCAAATCGGAGCTATCGTCGGCTCGCTCGAAGCGGTGATGGCGGATCCTGCCAAGCTCGCCACGAAAGAAAACCTCTCGACGGCGATCGACGAGGTGAAGGCCGTGCTGAAGCCGGGCGAGACAAAGAATGTGCCCGAGGAAGTGGAAGCGTTCCGCATGGCCTTCGACCAGCTCCTGAAGGACGCGGGGATCAAACAGCTCATCGTCCTGATCGATGACCTCGACCGCTGCTTGCCAGACACCGCCATCGAAACGCTCGAAGCGATCCGGTTGTTCGTGTTCACCGCCCGGACGGCGTTCGTCGTCGCGGCCGACGAGGCGATGATCGAGTATGCGGTGCGCAAGCACTTTCCCGATCTGCCGGACAGCACCGGACCGCGGGACTACGCACGCAACTACCTCGAAAAGCTCATCCAGGTCCCATTCCGTATCCCGGCGCTGGGCGAGACCGAGACACGGATTTACGTCACGCTGCTGCTGGCCGGCGCCGAAATCGGTGAAAACGACGCCGACTATGCGAACTTGATTGGCGTGGCGCGTGAGAAGCTGAAGCGTCCTTGGACCAGCGGCGGTTTGGATGCGGCGACCGTCAAGACGGCGCTCAGCAAGCAAGCCGAGAAGGCGAACAACGCACTTGCCCTCAGTGACCAGATTGGCCCCATCCTGGCGAGCGGTACGAAGGGCAACCCGCGTCAGATCAAACGCTTCCTCAACACGCTGCTGCTGCGTGAGCGTACTGCGGCCGCGCGCGGATTCGGGGACGATATCAAACTGCCCGTGCTCGCGAAGCTCATGCTCACTGAGCGCTTCATCCCGAGGCTGTTCGAGCAGATCGCGTTTGTCGCCGCGGTCCACCCGCAGGGGCTATGCGAGGACCTCGAAACACTTGAAAAGGGGCTGGCGACGGCCGACGGTAAGGAATCGCAGGGCGGCGAGCGGAAGGGACAGAGAGCCGGCGAGCCAGGGCCCGCGCTTGACAACGCCGTGTTGACTGAATGGCGGTCGTCAGAGACGGTGTGCGACTGGGCGCGCCTGTCACCCAAACTCTCGGGTCTCGATCTACGCCCCTACTTGTTCGTGACAAAGGACAAGAAGGACTACTTCGGCCCGGTGTCCGTGCTGGGTCACTTGGCCGGCGTGGTGGAGAAGCTGTTCAGCGGCAAGATGACCGTCCAGGGCTATGAGGCCGAGTTGAAGCAGCTCGTGCAGCCCGAAGCGGAGAAGGTGTTCGAGGCCGTGCGCACCAAGATCATGAGCACGGGCACCTTCGACACCAAGCCCGCGGGTGTTGATGGACTTGTCGTCCTCGTGAAGGCGCAACCTGGCTTGCAGGGCCGGTTGATGGACTTCTTGGAAGCATTGCCAAGTGGCAAGTGTGGCCCATGGGCTGTCAGCGGCTGGCAGGGTGTCATCAAAGATGCCGAATGCGCCGCTCGTCTGACAAAGCTGCTGGGCGAGTGGAGCAAGGTCGCCAATAACCCCGGCCTCAAAGCAAGCGCCGAAGCGGCCCTCAAGGACGTAAAGGGAGGACGCTGA
- a CDS encoding DUF3742 family protein, translating into MKPVVHTTFAERLGRMLGQAWRGCVRLDRRANGWLVAQGWTPNVAKVVLAVIKLTALGILLYVAFWLALLIGGILAAAWIARQDNTESDSDFLGREAEERDHREGLFYHPTMHNDDPDPRFEDD; encoded by the coding sequence ATGAAACCCGTTGTACATACAACTTTCGCGGAGCGCCTGGGCCGGATGTTGGGTCAGGCATGGCGAGGTTGCGTGCGTTTGGATCGGCGGGCGAATGGATGGCTGGTGGCTCAAGGATGGACGCCGAACGTTGCCAAGGTCGTTCTCGCGGTAATCAAGCTCACGGCGCTCGGGATACTGCTCTACGTCGCGTTCTGGCTGGCGTTGCTGATCGGGGGCATCTTGGCTGCGGCTTGGATCGCAAGGCAAGACAACACGGAAAGCGATTCCGATTTTCTCGGTCGCGAGGCAGAGGAGCGCGATCACCGCGAAGGTCTGTTCTATCACCCAACGATGCACAACGACGATCCAGACCCGCGGTTTGAAGACGACTGA
- a CDS encoding integrating conjugative element protein encodes MNASLPDFLRRAKPHLRATLLVAAITLVVGVAWAQTRIDPNGVNVSGSVIGDDVLYSIGGGRAVSMGGAGNMQSIGVGVGWNSNLICGDMSITTTLQNQLNGITNGFQTIMSNVIQNATSAVASLPALIIQRADPGLYNLLTNGILQARLDFDRSKMTCRAIANRMADMAGGQAGWDQLAEGMALRDAVSSTDAVSAIEQAESNKGNNGVPWVGGGNAGGSGQSSIKVVGDVTRAGYNLLNGRSVTDTSSIARSACGNRLTCQTWSSPGAAAAFANRVLGEREQRTCENCTKTQTTPGVGLTPVIQEEYETRLQVLQELVTGARPTTPTNLDAAGSSSLPITRGVIEALRDEPDQDVLGKRLASEAALSSVLEKALLLQRTLLTGKKEPNVAANELAVRAVDQENSALEQEINNLKTELELRRTLAGNSAMAIIQRHSTRAAGSRGVFEGDTTRDRLREVQKPRSGTP; translated from the coding sequence ATGAACGCCTCCCTCCCTGACTTCCTGCGCCGCGCGAAGCCGCACCTGCGGGCCACGCTGCTCGTGGCGGCCATCACGCTGGTCGTCGGCGTCGCCTGGGCGCAGACCCGCATCGACCCCAATGGCGTGAACGTCAGCGGCAGCGTGATCGGCGACGACGTGCTCTACAGCATCGGCGGCGGCAGAGCCGTGTCGATGGGGGGTGCCGGCAACATGCAGAGCATCGGCGTCGGCGTCGGCTGGAACAGCAACCTGATCTGCGGCGACATGAGCATCACCACGACGCTGCAGAACCAGCTCAACGGCATCACCAACGGCTTCCAGACGATCATGAGCAACGTGATCCAGAATGCCACCAGCGCCGTGGCCTCGCTGCCGGCCCTGATCATCCAGCGCGCCGACCCGGGGCTCTACAACCTGCTGACCAACGGCATCCTGCAGGCGCGCCTGGACTTCGACCGCTCGAAGATGACCTGCCGGGCCATCGCCAATCGGATGGCGGACATGGCCGGCGGCCAAGCCGGCTGGGACCAGCTCGCCGAGGGGATGGCGCTGCGGGATGCGGTCAGCAGCACCGATGCCGTCTCCGCCATCGAGCAGGCCGAGTCCAACAAAGGGAACAACGGCGTGCCCTGGGTCGGCGGCGGGAACGCGGGCGGCTCTGGCCAGAGTTCGATCAAGGTGGTCGGCGACGTGACGCGAGCGGGCTACAACCTGCTCAACGGGCGCAGCGTCACCGATACCTCGTCGATCGCGCGCAGCGCCTGCGGCAACCGCCTGACCTGCCAGACCTGGTCGTCGCCTGGCGCGGCCGCGGCCTTTGCGAACCGCGTGCTGGGCGAACGCGAGCAACGCACCTGCGAAAACTGCACGAAGACCCAGACCACGCCTGGCGTCGGGCTCACGCCAGTGATCCAGGAAGAGTACGAGACCAGGCTGCAGGTCCTGCAGGAGCTGGTGACGGGCGCCCGGCCGACGACGCCGACCAATCTTGACGCGGCCGGCAGCAGCTCGCTGCCGATCACCCGCGGCGTGATCGAGGCCCTGCGGGACGAACCCGACCAGGACGTGCTGGGCAAGCGCCTGGCGTCCGAGGCGGCGCTGTCCAGCGTGCTGGAGAAGGCCTTGCTCCTGCAACGCACGTTGCTGACCGGCAAGAAGGAGCCGAACGTCGCCGCCAACGAGCTGGCCGTGCGGGCGGTCGACCAGGAGAACAGCGCGCTGGAGCAGGAGATCAACAACCTCAAGACCGAGCTGGAGCTGCGGCGCACGCTGGCCGGCAACTCGGCGATGGCGATCATCCAGCGCCACAGCACCCGCGCTGCCGGTTCGCGCGGCGTCTTCGAGGGCGACACCACGCGCGACCGTCTGCGGGAGGTCCAGAAGCCGCGGAGCGGTACGCCATGA
- a CDS encoding conjugal transfer protein TraG N-terminal domain-containing protein, which yields MTLYTTDYLEYYLTLVAWVVNNGIWSILVASGVFALPFVAIVIQEWLKARSEGADEGNKGVLSSMRIENRVWVAIVVIMFAGIPFIPVDLATIKFDTTRSAQCQVSVPLPNDTGWANVYTTLDNQSALVPVWWFFMHAISKAVTGAAVAAIPCGTDLRQIRMDVDASRIDDPVLAQEVADFTHDCYGPSRAKLFMNRPTLSDEQMNDVTWIGSSYFLDTPGFYDTYRSKTPRTAWPYDATRDAGLAQVDSGGGYPSCRQWWADGGQGLHSRLLAQVDPDLLTRIGRWAGFLSQSEVNDSVIRAVVSPRQQKMNQGAVYTDYGGQIDKTLPNIVTRGAGDLGLTVGSLAFFPAMDVVRQALPMVLTMLKMALVICIPLVLLIGTYDLKTVMTVSCVQFALFFVDFWFQLARWIDSTILDALYGWGFGADRPHANFDPLIGLNNAFGDMLLNFVMATMFLVLPSLWVTALGWVGVRAGGMLQGLANGTRDAGQAGGKGSNLLISAAKK from the coding sequence ATGACGCTCTACACCACGGACTACCTGGAGTATTACCTGACCCTGGTGGCTTGGGTGGTCAACAACGGCATCTGGAGCATCCTCGTGGCCAGCGGCGTGTTCGCGCTGCCGTTCGTGGCCATCGTGATCCAGGAATGGCTCAAGGCCCGCAGCGAAGGCGCGGACGAAGGCAACAAGGGCGTGCTGTCGTCGATGCGCATCGAGAACCGGGTGTGGGTGGCGATCGTGGTCATCATGTTCGCCGGCATCCCGTTCATCCCGGTGGATCTCGCCACGATCAAGTTCGACACCACGCGCTCCGCGCAATGCCAGGTCAGCGTCCCGCTGCCCAACGACACGGGCTGGGCCAACGTCTACACCACGCTCGACAACCAGAGCGCGCTGGTGCCGGTGTGGTGGTTCTTCATGCACGCCATCTCGAAGGCGGTCACCGGCGCCGCCGTGGCGGCGATTCCCTGTGGCACGGACCTGCGTCAGATTCGCATGGATGTGGATGCCTCGCGCATCGATGATCCGGTGCTGGCACAGGAGGTCGCCGACTTCACGCACGACTGCTACGGGCCATCGCGCGCCAAGCTGTTCATGAACCGGCCGACGCTCTCCGACGAGCAGATGAACGACGTCACCTGGATCGGGTCGAGTTACTTCCTCGACACGCCCGGCTTCTATGACACCTATCGCTCCAAGACCCCACGCACGGCCTGGCCCTACGACGCGACCCGCGATGCAGGGCTGGCACAGGTGGACAGCGGCGGCGGCTATCCGTCCTGCCGGCAGTGGTGGGCCGATGGCGGCCAGGGACTGCACAGCCGGCTGCTGGCACAGGTCGACCCGGACTTGCTGACCCGCATCGGGCGCTGGGCGGGCTTCCTGTCGCAGAGCGAGGTCAATGACTCGGTGATCCGCGCCGTGGTCTCACCGCGGCAGCAGAAGATGAACCAGGGCGCCGTCTACACCGACTACGGCGGCCAGATCGACAAGACGCTGCCGAACATCGTCACGCGCGGCGCGGGCGACCTGGGGCTGACCGTCGGCTCGCTGGCCTTCTTTCCCGCGATGGACGTGGTGCGCCAGGCGTTGCCGATGGTGCTGACGATGCTCAAGATGGCGCTCGTCATCTGCATCCCGCTGGTGCTGCTGATCGGCACCTACGACCTGAAGACGGTGATGACGGTGAGCTGCGTCCAGTTCGCGCTGTTCTTCGTGGACTTCTGGTTCCAGCTCGCGCGCTGGATCGACAGCACGATCCTGGACGCGCTCTACGGCTGGGGGTTTGGCGCGGACAGGCCGCACGCCAACTTCGACCCATTGATCGGCCTGAACAATGCGTTCGGTGACATGCTGCTGAACTTCGTCATGGCAACGATGTTCCTCGTACTGCCGAGCTTGTGGGTTACCGCACTGGGCTGGGTAGGGGTTCGTGCTGGCGGCATGCTTCAAGGTTTGGCAAACGGGACCAGGGACGCAGGGCAAGCAGGTGGCAAGGGATCGAATCTATTGATCAGTGCTGCCAAAAAGTAG
- a CDS encoding TIGR03756 family integrating conjugative element protein: protein MSLLLASRRLRATVASLLLGAATSTFALDTVTIVSSALSPDCLEYRVVGICYWLYCTPFGCSVRTSVKVRHYVPDAVVSSYSNTGENPWLEVRAMSMPNPSAKAGGDGTTNHDNENNLAKFKNADVIGHPAGMVFSQFASASGYTCEGAGTAFMPYLLSTLDTLAWRYNIPEALYPEALIPGRREIGTRTGLNLWGNVYPRGGFLHQTDDHKSGAVVAQRAGDIVTRRNQIHVYQPLLANARDGYWPAGALMETDASTGKWQELTPTLSNSCVVFPHSRTRVQAQQGDYAWALWRPYSCCRRRGQVFLGSVDFM from the coding sequence ATGAGCCTCCTGCTGGCATCCCGGCGCCTGCGCGCCACCGTCGCCTCGCTGCTGCTGGGCGCGGCCACGTCGACGTTCGCCCTGGACACCGTCACCATCGTCTCGTCTGCGCTGTCCCCCGACTGCCTCGAATACCGCGTGGTCGGAATCTGCTACTGGCTGTACTGCACGCCCTTCGGCTGCTCGGTTCGCACCTCCGTCAAGGTGCGCCACTACGTCCCCGATGCGGTGGTGTCGAGCTACTCGAATACCGGCGAAAACCCGTGGCTGGAAGTCAGGGCGATGAGCATGCCCAACCCGAGCGCCAAGGCTGGCGGTGACGGCACGACCAACCACGACAACGAGAACAACCTCGCCAAGTTCAAGAACGCCGATGTCATCGGCCATCCGGCCGGGATGGTGTTCAGCCAGTTCGCCAGCGCCTCCGGCTACACCTGCGAAGGCGCTGGCACGGCCTTCATGCCGTATCTGCTGAGCACGCTCGACACGCTGGCCTGGCGCTACAACATCCCGGAAGCGCTCTACCCCGAAGCGCTCATCCCCGGCCGGCGCGAAATCGGTACGCGCACCGGCCTGAACCTCTGGGGCAACGTGTATCCCCGCGGTGGCTTCCTACACCAGACCGACGACCACAAGAGCGGCGCCGTGGTCGCGCAGCGCGCGGGCGACATCGTGACGCGCCGCAACCAGATTCACGTGTACCAGCCTCTGCTGGCCAACGCCCGCGACGGCTACTGGCCGGCCGGCGCGCTGATGGAGACCGACGCCTCGACGGGCAAGTGGCAGGAGCTGACGCCCACGCTCTCGAACAGTTGCGTGGTCTTCCCGCACAGCCGCACCCGCGTGCAGGCCCAGCAAGGCGACTACGCCTGGGCCTTGTGGCGGCCGTACTCCTGCTGCCGGCGCCGTGGTCAGGTCTTCCTCGGCAGCGTCGATTTCATGTGA